In Arcanobacterium wilhelmae, the following are encoded in one genomic region:
- a CDS encoding SpaA isopeptide-forming pilin-related protein has product MTTFRNHARVLAASTVALGTFLGSSAVAAPEATPGQTQLAYPNSATETPFPGDFTDVIFDDGKDHSGEYAPEIRETLRPDGNRDITMPLSDGRVVNLTRTLDRIYKETQKALTNPATPPSVKNLLQSELYKSLTQPQILAEGRQFGYQVTWNLRENPNTHAVKLLVPSHYDGLAPAMNAEPGDILHRISLLTVTAFEDKLDPQSFDPNFRRTGIRRAWISPTLYSRTVVVNDKTGETEIGPYEDLGIHDLKMDGVPVSGNGSFGDKCSNTDQGSNCFFFWNRNADSSNLNKQYVMTYSGTVPDHDKFILLQYRQASGTVGGNSVSAITSRDTIKPYANVVIHPVFEKDYRKAMGYTMEPAKDPIVERLEKKYPAEDPAKAGFHTRAQKRDDLYAPLDGLKEFDQQFLTRDAHEWPAYGPIENVREDGVVDGTKTFPLAGFKAGLCAEGDKSFAQICEDGARMRDRHIDLHYPNFEPVQSKEAWDAQISRVPEGYVLTATDLPKDPFTTSYLLNPDVAPDNQILDTKHYYRMIRPIPGDVKLTKVDQKDAGKLLPGADFQLYAHKGDDKPLVPDTFTTGVDGTFSLSGETDLKELLTDDKIAKMPFSDDAGVITLAKPGDDGRGKYLLEPGEYWLKETKAPKGYSDPEDPWTKVTVPMRTNDNRFAPVEVQVENEPPTTHSNLVEFHEFGQQPGESGGSGGMITEEDSSRPWYQIGSGFVDFEETLPPESGSNPGTTTTEDSEQPYVQMGSGFVEWTETLPGVSGENGATTEEDSEAPYVQLGSGFVDFEETLPPESGSNPGTVTTEDTPKSWFELGSGFVEWDEVTQPGMSGSNGASTQEDSEKPKIFVHFPGPSESPTPTPSDTPTPTPTPLDTPTPHSPAPRPELPITGANVAGVGLVALMLTGAGAVLARRREMN; this is encoded by the coding sequence GTGACGACATTTCGCAACCACGCGCGAGTGCTCGCCGCCTCCACTGTGGCCCTAGGTACGTTCCTGGGCTCCAGTGCCGTTGCGGCGCCGGAAGCGACGCCGGGGCAAACCCAGCTCGCGTACCCAAACTCGGCGACTGAAACGCCATTCCCAGGCGATTTCACCGACGTCATCTTCGACGACGGCAAGGACCATTCAGGCGAGTATGCGCCCGAAATCCGCGAAACGCTTCGCCCCGACGGAAACCGCGATATCACGATGCCGCTCAGCGATGGCCGCGTCGTCAACCTCACGCGCACGCTCGACCGCATCTACAAGGAGACACAGAAGGCGCTCACTAACCCGGCCACTCCGCCGTCGGTGAAAAATCTCCTCCAGTCCGAGCTGTACAAGAGCCTCACTCAGCCGCAGATTCTCGCCGAGGGACGCCAGTTCGGTTACCAGGTGACGTGGAACCTTCGGGAGAACCCGAACACGCACGCGGTGAAGTTGCTGGTGCCCTCCCACTATGACGGCCTGGCCCCGGCGATGAACGCCGAGCCTGGCGACATTCTGCACCGGATTAGCCTGCTGACTGTAACAGCCTTTGAGGACAAGCTCGATCCGCAGTCGTTCGATCCGAATTTCCGCCGTACTGGAATCCGTCGTGCGTGGATCTCACCCACTCTCTACTCGCGCACAGTCGTCGTCAACGATAAGACGGGCGAAACGGAAATTGGTCCGTACGAGGATCTCGGTATTCACGATCTGAAGATGGACGGCGTGCCCGTGAGCGGCAACGGTTCGTTTGGCGATAAATGCTCGAATACGGACCAGGGATCGAACTGTTTCTTCTTCTGGAATCGTAACGCTGATTCCTCGAACCTCAACAAGCAGTACGTGATGACCTACTCGGGAACGGTACCTGATCACGATAAGTTCATCTTGTTGCAGTACCGCCAGGCGTCTGGGACGGTGGGCGGTAATTCCGTGTCCGCAATCACCTCCCGCGACACCATCAAGCCCTATGCCAACGTGGTGATCCACCCGGTGTTCGAAAAGGATTACCGCAAAGCCATGGGGTACACGATGGAACCTGCGAAGGATCCGATCGTGGAGCGCCTGGAGAAGAAGTACCCGGCAGAGGATCCCGCGAAGGCAGGTTTCCACACGCGCGCCCAGAAGCGCGACGATCTATACGCGCCCCTCGATGGCCTCAAAGAGTTCGATCAGCAGTTCCTCACCCGAGACGCTCACGAATGGCCGGCGTACGGTCCGATCGAGAACGTGCGCGAGGACGGCGTAGTAGATGGCACGAAGACCTTCCCACTTGCTGGTTTCAAGGCGGGGCTGTGTGCCGAGGGCGATAAGTCGTTCGCACAGATTTGCGAAGATGGCGCGCGCATGCGCGATCGTCACATCGATTTGCATTACCCGAATTTCGAGCCGGTGCAAAGCAAAGAGGCATGGGACGCCCAGATTTCGCGCGTTCCCGAAGGCTACGTGCTGACGGCAACAGACCTTCCGAAGGATCCGTTCACCACTTCCTACCTGCTTAATCCCGATGTTGCGCCGGATAACCAGATCCTTGACACCAAGCACTACTACCGCATGATCCGCCCAATCCCGGGCGACGTGAAGCTGACGAAGGTGGACCAGAAGGACGCAGGAAAGCTCCTTCCGGGTGCGGACTTCCAACTCTATGCACACAAGGGCGACGATAAGCCGCTCGTTCCGGATACTTTCACTACCGGTGTCGATGGCACGTTCTCGCTCTCTGGGGAAACGGATCTCAAGGAGCTGCTGACCGACGATAAGATCGCGAAGATGCCGTTTTCCGACGACGCCGGCGTCATCACGCTGGCGAAGCCCGGCGACGACGGTCGTGGAAAGTACCTGCTTGAGCCAGGGGAGTATTGGCTCAAGGAGACGAAGGCGCCGAAGGGGTACTCCGATCCTGAAGATCCGTGGACCAAGGTAACGGTTCCCATGCGGACGAACGACAATCGCTTTGCGCCGGTCGAGGTGCAGGTGGAAAACGAGCCGCCAACCACGCACTCGAACCTGGTGGAGTTCCATGAGTTTGGTCAGCAGCCGGGCGAGTCTGGCGGCTCGGGCGGCATGATAACGGAGGAAGATTCGTCGCGTCCGTGGTACCAGATTGGCTCTGGTTTCGTGGATTTTGAGGAGACGTTGCCGCCGGAGTCGGGTTCGAATCCGGGCACGACGACGACTGAGGATTCCGAGCAGCCGTATGTTCAGATGGGTTCTGGTTTTGTTGAGTGGACGGAGACTCTTCCGGGCGTCTCGGGCGAAAACGGTGCGACGACGGAGGAGGATTCCGAGGCGCCTTACGTGCAGCTGGGTAGCGGTTTCGTGGATTTTGAGGAGACGTTGCCGCCGGAGTCGGGTTCGAATCCGGGCACTGTGACCACTGAGGATACGCCGAAGTCGTGGTTTGAGCTTGGTTCGGGTTTTGTTGAGTGGGATGAGGTCACTCAGCCTGGGATGAGTGGCTCGAATGGTGCCTCGACGCAGGAGGACTCCGAGAAGCCAAAGATTTTTGTGCATTTCCCGGGCCCGTCCGAGTCGCCGACGCCGACCCCGTCGGATACGCCGACTCCGACGCCGACTCCGTTGGATACGCCGACGCCACACTCGCCGGCACCGCGCCCTGAGCTCCCGATCACGGGCGCGAACGTTGCAGGTGTGGGTCTGGTGGCTCTGATGCTCACTGGTGCGGGTGCGGTACTGGCAAGGCGTCGTGAGATGAACTGA